The nucleotide window GAAATATCGCTGTGTATAATCCTGAAAACACTTGTATCAAAAACATCACAAGAATTATCCAATCGGCAACACTTGTTACCATTTTCACTTTCGGCTCCTTCAATCTTCGCGCAATAACACTCACTAATCCAACGATGGTAAGTAATCCAAAAATAAATGCGGCAATTTCGAGTATGTATAATCGAAGCGGAATACTGTTCCACACAATTACTTTTTCCGGCAATAAGAATGCAATAAGATGTGCAAAAAATAACGTGATGATTCCATAATGAAACGGAACAACGCCCCAAAAATGATGCTGGTTTTCAAGAAACTGCGACGACAAACTGGAAAACGAAAAACTCTGCATCACATATCTTCGAATAGAAACGAGTAAAAAAATCGCCAATGCGAGATACGGTAAAACAATAAATAATATTTCGTCAATGAAAAGCGGATTAGGATTTGCCATAGATTGGTTCTCCGTTGATTTG belongs to Ignavibacteria bacterium and includes:
- the narI gene encoding respiratory nitrate reductase subunit gamma yields the protein MANPNPLFIDEILFIVLPYLALAIFLLVSIRRYVMQSFSFSSLSSQFLENQHHFWGVVPFHYGIITLFFAHLIAFLLPEKVIVWNSIPLRLYILEIAAFIFGLLTIVGLVSVIARRLKEPKVKMVTSVADWIILVMFLIQVFSGLYTAIFHQWGSAWFAASASPYLWSILTLNPNISYITAMPFMVKFHIVGAYTMIAFFPFTRLVHALVIPNPYLWRKPQVVRWYAEWKLKHNI